A part of Mycolicibacterium sp. TUM20985 genomic DNA contains:
- a CDS encoding lycopene cyclase domain-containing protein: MDRWQYLLVLAACLLCTLPLERYGKGVYRQPRRLITSVLPVALVFLIWDAIAVAADVWWYNPRYLLGLIAPGELPLEELLFFVVIPVCGVLTYSAVDNMLQVLDRWRVKAKQR, translated from the coding sequence CTGGTTCTGGCGGCGTGCCTGCTCTGCACCCTGCCGTTGGAGCGCTATGGCAAGGGCGTCTACCGCCAGCCGCGGCGTCTGATCACCTCCGTTCTGCCGGTCGCGCTGGTCTTCCTGATCTGGGACGCCATCGCGGTGGCCGCCGACGTGTGGTGGTACAACCCGCGCTACCTCCTGGGGCTGATCGCGCCCGGCGAGCTACCGCTCGAGGAACTGCTGTTCTTCGTGGTCATCCCGGTGTGCGGGGTGTTGACCTATTCGGCCGTCGACAACATGCTGCAGGTGCTCGATCGCTGGCGGGTGAAGGCCAAACAGCGATGA
- a CDS encoding lycopene cyclase domain-containing protein has translation MIGLGYTLPAVIAVVAVVVLELRVLHTGLFRRRAYWISMVIVTGFQIPVDGWLTKLSAPIVLYDERHTSGVRFPFDIPIEDFLFGFAMVTAVLLLWERRRPPEEVAEQ, from the coding sequence ATGATCGGTCTTGGCTACACGCTTCCGGCGGTGATCGCCGTCGTTGCGGTGGTGGTGCTGGAATTGCGCGTGCTGCACACGGGGCTGTTCCGGCGTCGGGCGTACTGGATCTCGATGGTCATCGTCACGGGTTTCCAGATCCCGGTCGACGGCTGGCTGACCAAGCTGAGCGCGCCCATCGTGCTCTACGACGAGCGGCACACCTCCGGTGTCCGCTTTCCCTTCGACATCCCCATCGAGGACTTCCTCTTCGGCTTCGCGATGGTGACTGCGGTCCTGCTGTTGTGGGAGCGTCGACGACCCCCCGAGGAAGTAGCCGAGCAGTGA
- a CDS encoding FAD-dependent oxidoreductase, with protein MSALERVPRVVVVGAGIAGLAAAAGLCERGVRVEVLEARDYLGGRVGGWPDVLADGSVTAMNRGFHAFFRQYYNLRSLLRRADPHLSGLTPVEDYPLIDALGRLDTFRGLPRTPPLNALAFALRSPTFRMRDLVRIDAKAAAPLATASVPQTYHDLDGQDAESFLQDINFPAAAQHLAFEVFARSFFAKPAYLSAAELVTMFHIYFLGSSEGLIFDVANQNFDVALWNPLRKYLEGNGVAFHTGLSAETVSTGSDVRVSCGADAEFVADAVVLATDVAGLAHIVAGSPDLGDAPWREQVADLGTAPPFVVLRLWLDRPVRADRAAFIGTGGRPPLDNVSVLERYEREAAVWAARTGGSVVELHAYSVTDPDEVVRDALVARMHELYPETSGATILEERLLRRGDCPRFAPGDFARRPTVQTPDRRVVLAGDGIRVDLPVALMERAATTGLLAANRLLGEFGLAGHPVHTVPNHGRSAVLRRLATRKKNDDSR; from the coding sequence GTGAGCGCCTTGGAACGGGTACCGCGCGTCGTCGTCGTCGGGGCCGGAATCGCCGGTCTGGCGGCCGCGGCGGGGCTCTGCGAGCGTGGGGTGAGGGTCGAGGTCCTGGAGGCGCGGGACTACCTCGGTGGACGCGTGGGTGGATGGCCCGACGTGCTGGCCGACGGCTCGGTGACGGCGATGAACCGCGGCTTCCATGCGTTCTTCCGCCAGTACTACAACCTGCGCAGCCTGCTGCGCCGGGCAGATCCCCATCTTTCGGGGCTGACTCCCGTCGAGGACTATCCGTTGATCGACGCGCTGGGACGGCTCGACACGTTCCGCGGACTGCCGCGCACTCCTCCGCTGAATGCCCTGGCATTCGCGTTGCGAAGTCCCACCTTTCGGATGCGCGACCTGGTGCGGATCGACGCCAAGGCAGCCGCGCCACTGGCGACCGCATCGGTCCCGCAGACCTACCACGACCTCGACGGCCAAGACGCCGAATCGTTCCTGCAGGACATAAACTTCCCCGCGGCCGCGCAGCATCTGGCGTTCGAGGTGTTCGCCCGCAGCTTCTTCGCCAAGCCGGCGTACCTCTCGGCGGCCGAACTGGTCACGATGTTCCACATCTACTTCCTCGGTTCCAGCGAGGGCTTGATCTTCGACGTCGCGAACCAGAACTTCGACGTCGCACTGTGGAATCCGCTGCGAAAGTACTTGGAGGGCAACGGCGTTGCATTCCACACCGGGCTCTCCGCCGAGACCGTCTCGACGGGCTCCGACGTCAGGGTGTCCTGCGGCGCGGACGCGGAGTTCGTCGCCGACGCGGTGGTGCTCGCCACCGACGTGGCCGGGCTTGCGCACATCGTCGCCGGCTCGCCGGACCTCGGTGACGCGCCATGGCGGGAGCAGGTGGCGGATCTGGGCACCGCACCACCGTTCGTCGTGCTGAGGTTGTGGCTGGACCGCCCGGTGCGGGCCGATCGGGCCGCGTTCATCGGGACGGGAGGCCGTCCGCCGTTGGACAATGTCAGCGTGCTCGAGAGATACGAACGAGAGGCGGCGGTGTGGGCCGCCCGGACCGGCGGGTCGGTCGTCGAACTGCATGCGTACTCGGTGACCGACCCCGACGAGGTCGTCCGTGACGCCCTGGTGGCGCGGATGCACGAGCTGTATCCCGAGACCAGCGGCGCGACGATCCTCGAGGAGCGGCTGTTACGCCGCGGCGACTGTCCGCGGTTCGCCCCCGGCGACTTCGCGCGACGCCCCACGGTGCAGACGCCGGACCGGCGGGTGGTGCTGGCAGGCGACGGCATTCGCGTCGACCTACCCGTGGCGCTGATGGAGCGCGCGGCCACCACGGGCCTGCTCGCGGCCAACCGTCTGCTCGGGGAGTTCGGGCTCGCGGGGCATCCGGTGCACACCGTCCCCAACCATGGCCGGTCGGCAGTGTTGCGCCGACTGGCAACACGGAAGAAGAATGACGACTCGAGATGA